The sequence GCTTTTTGGTTTCTACGACACACATCAATAAAACAAGCACTGCGATACTTTTCTTAAGGCATTACCGCACCATTGAGATTGGCACCATCTAACAAAGCGCCGTTGATGTCAGCAAGCTGCAGGTTTGCATTAGTCAGATTTGCACCTCTTAAGTCAGCGTTGCTCAAATTAGTTTTTTTTAAATTGGCACCACTGAGATTGGCACCACTGAGATTGGCACTGCTTAAATCCACACCACTCAAATCGGCGTTTTTTAAATTAGCACCGCCTAAATTAACATTACTGAGATTCATTTTTCGTAAGTTTTTTCCTTGCCAGTTGACTCCGCCAAGGTTCTTACCAGGTTTTATTTTGCCTTGAGATGGTGCCGTAATTTCTACCTTACTTTGTTCAGGGGCAAACTTCTCTATCGTTGAGGGAGCAGTTGTTTCCACCGGAACTTGTGAAATATCTGGCTGTAAAATTGGGATATCTGATGAGTTTGATGAGTCTGATGAGGAAAACGGTTTATCAACGCTTTTTAATGCTAAATAAATACCCACACCAGTTAAAAGAGCCGCTCCGGTGAGTATTGCAGTAAGAATAACAAGCAAGCCTTGGCGATTTTTTTGCGGGTGCATTGGTAACGAACTTAGTTTACAAAACCGTTTTACCGGGGTTATCTCAAGTCGAAAATCCTATTTACGTCTAATTCTTATTAAACTCAGAAGATGAACATCACCTTAAATTGAGACTAAAATCACCTCGATATATGTTTCATCATCACTTCATATTGATTCGGTTCTCACTTAAGTTAGAAAAAGTATGAGTTATAACTGAAGCAAAAATACGGATACGTTTATAGTTTGCTCAGGGGGATTATTATGTGGGAGAAGCTTCTACTAGCGATAAGTTTAACATTGACTCTCCAATTATGTACGCAAACGGGTTTATTTTCTTTTAGTCAAACTGCTCAAGTCAGTATACCAAATGACAATATGTGGTTTGTGGCGCAGAGGCACCAAAACTAAACCTACGCTTGTTATGGTTGTTGAATCCTGAAATATTCGGTACTAAAGCTAGGTATATTAGTAGGTAGAGTTTTTACTTATTAAAACAACTGTAATAGTATTATATTTTATAGGTTAAGCTGGGTAGTCAAGAAAACATATTACTATTTATTGACTACCTATGAAAAACCAATTCGCTATAGCTACAATCGTATTTCTTTCAAGTTTTAGTTTCACCACCGCAGCACAAGCAGCAAATTCCCAACACGTTAGGCAATTGCTAGCAACCAAGCAATGTCCAAACTGCGATTTGAGTAATGCGGGCTTGGTAATGTCGGATTTATCTGGAGCGGATTTACGTGGAGCGAATTTAAGTGGTGCAAATCTCAGCCGCGCAAACTTAAGTGGTGCCGATTTGCGCGATGCGAATTTAAGCGGTGCTGGGTTATTTGGTGCGAATTTAAGCAATGCAAAACTCAGTCGCGTTAATTTGTTGGGTGCCGATTTAAGAAATACTTACCTTGTAAATGCAAAGTTAACAGATATAGAAGTAGAAAGTGCTAATTTACAAGGAGCAACTGGTATATCATCTCAAATTGCCAAGCCAGAACAATTTTATGCTTGGGGTGTAGCTTCCGCAGAAAAAGGTAATTTACAGCAAGCAACACAATACTTTAATCAAGCAATTAATGCTAAACCAGATTATGCAGGGGCTTACTTAGCTCGGGGTATTGCTCGCTATCATATGTTGGATAGCAAAGGTGCTTTTCAAGATGCTCAATTTGCGAAAAAACTTTTCAAATCACAGAAAGATATTACCGGATTGCAAACAGCACAAGCATTTATGCTAGAAATACAAACACCCCAAGAGGGAAAAGTACGTCCATCGAAACCTGATTTCGTGGACTTTGTCGGAAGTCTCAGTTCTGTTTTGCTTCAGTTTTTACCGTTTTAATTTAACTTGGGCATGGGGGATTGGGTGTGGGAGAATCAGAGGGGGTAGAGGGCGTAGAGTGGGGAGAGGGCGTAGAAAAATTAATTCATAACCTTTAACTTTTGACCTAGCTGATTTATGATTTCTGATGAACTTTGGAAAGAGAATCTTGATTTAGCACAAAGTTGTTTGGAGCATCCTTTTGTATGTGGAATTGCGGATGGAAGTTTGGAGAGGCAGAAGTTTGCTTATTATGTAGGGCAAGATGCTTTTTTCTTGAAATCTTTTGCTCGTGCTTACAGTATTGCTGCTGCTAAAGCTCCTGATTTTTCTGTATTTACCACGTTTCATAATTTAGCTGGTGGAGTATTGGAAGAATTACAGTTACACCAAGGTTACGCTCGCGAGTGGAATGTAGATTTAAAAGTACAACAACTGGGAAATGCAACTCGTCGCTATACAGATTTTTTATTAGCAACTGCTTGGAGTGATGATATTGGTTCAATTGCTGCTGCGATGTCTCCCTGTATGGCTTTATATGCTTTTTTGGGAACGGAATTAGCAAAAAACGGTATTCCAAATCATCAGTATGCAGATTGGATTCGTACTTACAGCAGTTCGGATTTTCAACCTTTAACGGAACAATTAGCAAGTCTTCTCGATACTCATGGAAGTAACACCGCAGCAGTCGCCTCTGCTTATAGGTATGCTATGTCATGCGAATTAGAATTTTTCCAAGCTAGCTGGGAAGTCAGTTAACAGTGAGCAGTGAGCAGTTAACAGTTACCAATTACCAATTACCAATTTTCTTCCCCCTTTCCCCCCTCTTCCCCCTTTCCCTTTCACAATTCAACCCTGCCAATCTTCCAACTGGGTAAATAAAAAGTAGCGCACATGATCGACAAAATTCGGACCAAATTGTCTTGTTCCGTGCCCCATTCCAGGAACTACATAAAAATCACCGTCGGGAAATTTATTGGCGCAAGCACGGGTATGTTTTACGCTAACAAGGGGGTCGTTTTTTCCAATTAAGAAGCGAACTCGACGCGGTGATTTGACTGACTCAACGTAATTCATGGGATTGCATTCAAAAGCATATTCTTCTTCGTTTTTTAATTTTTTGGTTAATTGCAAAATTTTTAGCATAGGCTGTAAATCTGGTTGCAATCTTTTTAAAATTGATTCCGCAATTATACTTAAGGGTGAAGCCGCGATATCTGGCAGGAAAGAATATCCCCAACTTTTAGCAAAAGACTTTAGATCTCCATGTCCAATAGTTCCTAAAAGTCTTTCCCCTATGCCATTTGCATTAAAAGCATAGGTAGAAAACAATACTCCCATACTCACACCAAATAATGCGACTCTGGAATCCCAAAGTCCGTATTTATGACTGCAAAATTCTCTAACTTGAGCAATGTTGTTAGCGGTGGTACGAAACATTGATAACAACATTGCTGTATCGAAAGGAATTCCTCTATCAAGCAAAGGTTTTATTTCTTTGTCCACCATACTCGTAAAAGTACGTACTAAACTGCGTTCGCCAGCTAATGGTGTATCGAATAAAGCTACAGCTATACCCATTTGGGTGAGCGTTGGCACAATAAAAGCATTCCAACCATAAGGCGCACACATTCCCTGTAAGCCAATTACCAAAGGTGTATGCTCTCTAGGACGATGGCTGGGTAAAAATACTGCTACCGGAAATCCACTTAATCGGTCATCTATATCCGCTACTCCGGTATAAGGGTAATGCTCGTAAAACCAATAGCGATCGCCAGTTACACCTTCAAAAGTAATCGAATCCGGTTCGTGAATTACCATTAAAATATCAATGTAAAATTTATGATACGTATTATTCCGTAGTTAGTTAAAAAAATCAAATTGAATCAGAAAAGCTTTTACTCTTATCGTTTGAGTTTTAGAATATGGTGCGTGACGGTATTTTGCAGATTGTTTGATTATTAAGATAGTTTATCGTGACCGTCACAGCACCCTACAATTACCAATTACTATTTTCCTATGCCCCATGCCCTATGCCCTATGCCCAATCCCCAAATAATAATTTTTTTTGCCTAACTACTGCCGGTAAATAGTTTCTGATATTTTGGGATAATCTACAAAATCTGCTAAACAGCGCTTCGATGATAAACAACGGCGCGGAGGGGAATCACTAAATGTCAGACAATTTCAGAAGCCGAGTTGTAACGCAAGGGATGCAGCGATCGCCAAATCGAGCGATGTTGCGAGCGGTTGGTTTTGGTGATAAGGATTTTAATAAGCCAATTGTGGGGATTGCTAATAGTTTTAGTACTATTACTCCCTGCAATATGGGAATAAATATATTAGCGCAAAGAGCCGAGGAAGGTGTTCGCGATGCTCAAGCGATGCCGCAGATGTTCGGTACTATCACGATTAGCGATGGTATTTCAATGGGAACTGAGGGAATGAAGTATTCCCTGGTGTCGCGAGAAGTAATTGCCGATTCTATTGAAACTGCTTGCAACGGGCAAAGTATGGATGGGGTGCTGGCTATCGGTGGCTGTGATAAAAATATGCCGGGAGCGATGATTGCTATTGCTCGCATGAATATACCGGCGATTTTTGTTTACGGTGGTACGATTAAACCCGGACATTATGATGCTAAAGATTTAACGGTTGTGAGTGCTTTTGAAGCCGTGGGAGAATATAGCGCTGGTAATCTTCCAGAAAAAGAGCTTTTAGCAGTCGAGAAGAATGCTTGCCCCGGTGCAGGCTCATGCGGTGGAATGTTTACTGCCAATACCATGTCTTCTGCTTTTGAAGCTTTGGGTATGAGCTTGCCTTATTCCTCTACAATGGCGGCGGAAGATGCAGAAAAAGCCGACAGCACCGAAGAATCGGCGACTGTATTGGTGGAAGCCATACGCAAACAACTTTTACCGCGTCAAATTATTACTCGTAAATCCATAGAAAACGCTATTTCTATAGTTATGGCGGTTGGAGGTTCCACAAATGCGGTACTTCACTTCTTGGCGATCGCCAATGCTGCTGGTGTGGAATTAAACATTGATGACTTTGAAACTATCCGCGCTCGGGTTCCCGTATTGTGCGATTTAAAACCCAGCGGCAGGTATGTGGCTACGGATTTACACAAAGCTGGTGGCATTCCACAAGTGATGAAAATGCTTCTTGCTCACGATTTATTACACGGTGACTGTATAACTATTACTGGTAAAACCATCGTCGAGTTGTTAGCAGATATACCCGAAGAACCACGGAGCGACCAAGATGTGATTCGTCCTTGGAATAATCCCATGTATAAACAAGGGCATTTAGCAATTCTCAAAGGCAATTTGGCTGCTGAAGGAGCAGTCGCGAAAATTAGCGGTGTAAAAACACCAAAAATAACTGGTCCAGCACGGGTATTTGAATCGGAAGAATCATGTTTAGATGCCATTCTTGCAGGTAAAATTCAAGCCGGTGATGTGATTGTAGTTCGCTACGAAGGACCTAAAGGTGGTCCAGGAATGCGGGAAATGTTAGCACCTACCGCCGCAATCGTTGGAGCAGGTTTACGCGATTCGGTTGGTTTAATTACCGACGGACGCTTTTCCGGGGGAAGTTACGGAACGGTAGTCGGACACGTAGCTCCAGAAGCCGCAGTCGGTGGAACTATAGCTTTGGTAGAAGAAGGAGATAACATCACTATTGATGCGAGTGCGAGGTTATTGCAATTAGAAGTTTCTGATGATGAAATAGCCAAACGTCGCGTCAATTGGAGAGCGCCAGAACCTCGCTATAAGAAGGGAATTTTGGCTAAATACGCTAAATTGGTTTCTTCTAGTAGTTTGGGAGCGGTGACGGATTAGAATTTGGGTGTGACGGTCTACCACACTCTTAATATACAAGGGTGTGTTACGGCATTAAAAACTTTGATAATTTGAATTATATTGATATTGCCGTAACGCACCATCGAATTATTGATTACAAGTAATTAGTGATAATTTTGAAAATGGATCTACTGAATTTCTAATCCACAGATAAAGCTTGAAAAGCTATCAGCAAAACGAAAACAACTTTTAAGCTTTGAATTTTCAATGTCACCAGAATCATTCCACCCAACAGAATGATTCTGAAAATAGATTGCTCCAAAATCATCTTCTCTTAATGAGAGACAAATCAAATTATTTGCTGCATCTTCATTAATTGGAATCATCAAGACGGGAAGTCTCTCCTTATATTCTGAAATTGCTTGTTCTATGTTTTTTCCAAAGAATGTACCAGGATAAATTCCTCCATCGTCAGTTGAGTACTCAGCGTATTGTTGAAAATCGCATTCTCCATAAGTGCTAAGAAACTGCCGATAGTCTTCTGGAAAAACTGCTTTTAATTTTGTCTCAATCCGCTCAATTTCTCTTTCGCTGAGGGGAATAAACTCTTCTGTGCATGGGTTTATAGCAAGTTTATCAAGTTTTTCGTTCAAGTTCATCTTCAATTTGTAACATCAGTGAAAGATTACCTATGAGGTAAGTAGATAAGTACGATAAAACCTAACTACGTTATTACGTACATAACGGAGTAAAGCAAAGTATCCAGCAAAGCTGCGGCTCATCGGAAGAGTTGTAGGTATTTTGCACTTCGTTACATGGATAGATTTATTTGTGCCTACATACTTAGGTTGGTTTGAACGTCAGCATAGCCTACAATTGTTCGGTAATTTTAGAGCAGCAAGGGAGTAATATTAATTCTCTTTGCAAAATTACACTACACGAACGACTTTAATGCTAAGAGCTTTTTATAAGTAATTATAATTAACAGCTAACTCACCAAATTTCCATCCAGCCTAACCACCCGCTGAAACTCCCAGCATAGAGGGGAATATGAATACTTCCGAAAAACTAATTTGGCTACAAGAGCGCACGGCTTTGGGTATGTTGGAAGCCGAACCCTTAGAGGCGATCGCGCAAATCGTCGAAGAAAAAGTTATTCCAGAAAATCAACGTTTTGTCGAAGAAGAAACCCCACCAGAAGCGCTCTACATATTATTAGAAGGCAAACTCGAAAGTAATAGTAAAGACAAAAATAATCCTACTCTTAATTGCGGTTTACTTCCTGGTGCTGCAATTAATCTGCAAGAGTTGACGCTGGGTGAATTAACTAAATGTTCGATTACAACTTTAAGTGAATGTGTTTTTTGGGTGGTACCTGCTGAGAAATTTCAGGAATTAATTGCCGAATATCCCCAAATTCAAACTGCTGTTTCTCGCGAATTAGCTCAAGAAGTCGCTCAGTTAACTTCTGCTCTTAATTACGAACAGGAGCGCTCTATTGCTTTACGTCCTTATTTAGTTACTAAAGCACAAAGAGGAGTTGTAGGAACGAGTCGTTATGCGGTGCGTTTGCGAGAACAAATTCGTCAAGCTTCCGATACTCGGGAATCTGTACTAATATTTGGCGAACCTGGTTTAGAAAAAGATAATATTGCTGCGTTAATTCATTTTGGTTCTGATTTTCGGCGACAGCCAATTATTAAGGTAGATTGCGGTATTTTACAGACTAGCGGTGCCGATTTATTTGGACGTGTAGGTGGTAAACCGGGGTTAATTGCATGGTTGGAACAAGGTACTTTAGTTTTAAATAATGTCCAGGAAACACCTCCGGAGTTATTACCAAAGTTGGCTGAGTTTATCGAAACTAGTACTTATAAACCTGTGACTCGCGAGGGACAACCAGAACCCGAATCTTATCAAAGTCAAGCTCGCATTTTAATTATTTCAGAACAATCTCAATCATTAATCAAGAAAGCTGTCAATAAAACTATCAAAGCTCCACCGGTGCGAGTGCGGAAGGGTGATATCAAAGCTCAAGTTGAATATTATATTAGTCTTTACTGTCGTCAAGAAGGGATTCGCAAACCGAAAGTTACGCCGGAAGCTTTACGTCGATTGCAGTCTTATGATTTTCCCGGTAATTTAAAAGAGTTGAAAAGCTTGGTAGAAAGGGCGATTGTCCAAGCTGATGGAGCCGGAGAATTAACTGAAGAAATATTTTGGTCGGCTGATACTAAGAAAAAACGGTTTCGCTTCAATTTATTAAATGCTTATCCGGGGTTGAGAAAATTTCTTCGCAGTTCTTGGTATCCCGATCGCATTAATTATGGTTTTACTTTGATAGTCTTTGCGGTTCTTATTGGTATTTTATTTCTTGGTCCGCAAACTAGGGACAAAAATTTTGGTTTAAATCTATTTTGGGCTTGGTGGTGGCCATTTTTCCTGCTTCTCTTCCCGTTTTTAGGTCGAATTTGGTGTGCTTTCTGTCCGTTTATGATTTACGGTGAAGTTACGCAAAAATTATCTTTGTGGCTGTTTCCAAGAAAACTTCGATCTTGGCCGAGGCATGAAGCGGAAAAATGGGGTGGATGGTTTTTATTCGCCATGTTTACTTTAATTTTTCTCTGGGAAGAACTCTGGGATTTAGAAAATACTGCTTATTTAAGTGCTTGTTTGCTGTTATTAATCACGGCTGGAGCAATGATTTGCTCTGCCATCTTTGAAAGAAGAT comes from Rivularia sp. PCC 7116 and encodes:
- a CDS encoding pentapeptide repeat-containing protein; this translates as MHPQKNRQGLLVILTAILTGAALLTGVGIYLALKSVDKPFSSSDSSNSSDIPILQPDISQVPVETTAPSTIEKFAPEQSKVEITAPSQGKIKPGKNLGGVNWQGKNLRKMNLSNVNLGGANLKNADLSGVDLSSANLSGANLSGANLKKTNLSNADLRGANLTNANLQLADINGALLDGANLNGAVMP
- a CDS encoding pentapeptide repeat-containing protein, producing the protein MKNQFAIATIVFLSSFSFTTAAQAANSQHVRQLLATKQCPNCDLSNAGLVMSDLSGADLRGANLSGANLSRANLSGADLRDANLSGAGLFGANLSNAKLSRVNLLGADLRNTYLVNAKLTDIEVESANLQGATGISSQIAKPEQFYAWGVASAEKGNLQQATQYFNQAINAKPDYAGAYLARGIARYHMLDSKGAFQDAQFAKKLFKSQKDITGLQTAQAFMLEIQTPQEGKVRPSKPDFVDFVGSLSSVLLQFLPF
- a CDS encoding TenA family protein, encoding MISDELWKENLDLAQSCLEHPFVCGIADGSLERQKFAYYVGQDAFFLKSFARAYSIAAAKAPDFSVFTTFHNLAGGVLEELQLHQGYAREWNVDLKVQQLGNATRRYTDFLLATAWSDDIGSIAAAMSPCMALYAFLGTELAKNGIPNHQYADWIRTYSSSDFQPLTEQLASLLDTHGSNTAAVASAYRYAMSCELEFFQASWEVS
- the ilvD gene encoding dihydroxy-acid dehydratase, encoding MSDNFRSRVVTQGMQRSPNRAMLRAVGFGDKDFNKPIVGIANSFSTITPCNMGINILAQRAEEGVRDAQAMPQMFGTITISDGISMGTEGMKYSLVSREVIADSIETACNGQSMDGVLAIGGCDKNMPGAMIAIARMNIPAIFVYGGTIKPGHYDAKDLTVVSAFEAVGEYSAGNLPEKELLAVEKNACPGAGSCGGMFTANTMSSAFEALGMSLPYSSTMAAEDAEKADSTEESATVLVEAIRKQLLPRQIITRKSIENAISIVMAVGGSTNAVLHFLAIANAAGVELNIDDFETIRARVPVLCDLKPSGRYVATDLHKAGGIPQVMKMLLAHDLLHGDCITITGKTIVELLADIPEEPRSDQDVIRPWNNPMYKQGHLAILKGNLAAEGAVAKISGVKTPKITGPARVFESEESCLDAILAGKIQAGDVIVVRYEGPKGGPGMREMLAPTAAIVGAGLRDSVGLITDGRFSGGSYGTVVGHVAPEAAVGGTIALVEEGDNITIDASARLLQLEVSDDEIAKRRVNWRAPEPRYKKGILAKYAKLVSSSSLGAVTD
- a CDS encoding SMI1/KNR4 family protein, which translates into the protein MNLNEKLDKLAINPCTEEFIPLSEREIERIETKLKAVFPEDYRQFLSTYGECDFQQYAEYSTDDGGIYPGTFFGKNIEQAISEYKERLPVLMIPINEDAANNLICLSLREDDFGAIYFQNHSVGWNDSGDIENSKLKSCFRFADSFSSFICGLEIQ
- a CDS encoding sigma 54-interacting transcriptional regulator: MNTSEKLIWLQERTALGMLEAEPLEAIAQIVEEKVIPENQRFVEEETPPEALYILLEGKLESNSKDKNNPTLNCGLLPGAAINLQELTLGELTKCSITTLSECVFWVVPAEKFQELIAEYPQIQTAVSRELAQEVAQLTSALNYEQERSIALRPYLVTKAQRGVVGTSRYAVRLREQIRQASDTRESVLIFGEPGLEKDNIAALIHFGSDFRRQPIIKVDCGILQTSGADLFGRVGGKPGLIAWLEQGTLVLNNVQETPPELLPKLAEFIETSTYKPVTREGQPEPESYQSQARILIISEQSQSLIKKAVNKTIKAPPVRVRKGDIKAQVEYYISLYCRQEGIRKPKVTPEALRRLQSYDFPGNLKELKSLVERAIVQADGAGELTEEIFWSADTKKKRFRFNLLNAYPGLRKFLRSSWYPDRINYGFTLIVFAVLIGILFLGPQTRDKNFGLNLFWAWWWPFFLLLFPFLGRIWCAFCPFMIYGEVTQKLSLWLFPRKLRSWPRHEAEKWGGWFLFAMFTLIFLWEELWDLENTAYLSACLLLLITAGAMICSAIFERRFWCRYLCPIGGMNGLFAKLSMTELRAQQGICSATCTTYQCYKGGPQKGEGMETNGCPLYSHPAQLEDNKDCVLCMTCLKACPHRSVEFNLRPPGIELWTTHVPHGYEVALLFLLLGGVYLHRLPEIQQAMKLQFDLNNFWQHSEFSLLALIVPATIPLAAYGLMQIFYRFNSYLNNTKAQTKSLIKPKPFLELAYGYLPLILGGSLAHYLRLGLNEAGRILPVTFATVGLNGASLPVLVAHPAVIAFLQGTTLIFSTLLTIFLTQKIARQPLRCLLWQHSASAILAISMWRIIVSF